Proteins encoded in a region of the Podarcis muralis chromosome 2, rPodMur119.hap1.1, whole genome shotgun sequence genome:
- the ENDOV gene encoding endonuclease V has product MADRAKSEARVAEETLRAWERDQAQLKAEVIEQDTQEWQSNPSFAGLERVGGADLSYIKEDDTSACASLVVLSYPDLEVLYEDCCMVAVNAPYVAGFLAFREVPFLVEALQRLERKEPGLRPQVLLVDGNGILHHRGFGIACHLGVLTGLPCVGVAKNLLQVDGLANDELHKEQIQDLQAGGDTFPLLSTSGKILGMALRSYAKSTKPVYVSVGHKMSLLSAVQLVHSCCRYRVPEPIRQADIRSREYIRKHLEAVSASPQPERMSEDTDSEH; this is encoded by the exons ATGGCGGACAGGGCCAAATCCGAGGCGCGGGTGGCGGAGGAGACGTTGCGCGCCTGGGAACG TGATCAAGCACAGCTGAAGGCAGAGGTAATTGAGCAGGACACCCAAGAGTGGCAAAGCAACCCCTCCTTTGCTGGACTGGAGAGAGTTGGAGGAGCGGACCTGTCTTACATCAAAGAAGATGACACAAGTGCCTGTGCTTCACTGGTGGTGCTCAGCTACCCAGACCTTGAG GTCCTGTATGAAGACTGTTGCATGGTAGCTGTGAATGCCCCATACGTGGCAGGTTTCCTGGCCTTCAGAGAAGTCCCTTTTCTTGTGGAGGCCCTGCAGCGGCTAGAGCGAAAAGAGCCTGGTCTCAGGCCCCAG GTTCTACTCGTAGATGGAAATGGCATTCTCCACCACAGAG GCTTTGGCATTGCCTGCCATCTCGGTGTGCTCACAGGCCTCCCCTGTGTTGGTGTAGCCAAAAACCTCCTGCAGGTTGATGGTCTGGCCAATGATGAGCTGCACAAGGAACAG ATCCAAGACCTTCAGGCAGGAGGAGACACATTCCCCCTATTGAGTACTTCAGGGAAAATCTTGGGTATG GCTTTGCGCAGCTACGCCAAGAGCACCAAACCCGTGTACGTCTCTGTGGGCCACAAGATGAGCCTTCTGTCCGCTGTGCAGTTAGTGCACTCCTGCTGCAGGTATCGGGTTCCTGAGCCCATCCGACAG GCCGACATAAGATCCAGAGAGTACATCCGGAAACATTTGGAAGCCGTCTCTGCATCACCTCAGCCAGAGAG gATGAGTGAAGACACAGACTCTGAACATTAA